A portion of the Desulfobacterales bacterium genome contains these proteins:
- the cytX gene encoding putative hydroxymethylpyrimidine transporter CytX — protein sequence MNIRPVTAAERHWGGLDYFLLWAGVGISLAEIWAGGFLSTMGLWLGLSAIIIGHIIGNTLMGLGGIIGSDHGIMSMVSLRPSFGIRGSRIAAVLNIIQLVGWASIMLIIGGRAGAALGQGIGGVFATSRFWIILLGVGTLLWALYTGKTIWKTMQSISMVAMVLIMGAMSWVSFTGLELNLIKSAADPMPFMTGLDLVIAMPISWMPLVADYSRMSKSTSSAFWNTWWGYFIISSWMYILGLVATLMTGSTDPGFLILQTMGTIGLAVPALVLIVLSTVTSDFPDIYSTTCSVMNISPKVKPNTVMWGSGIVTIVVALLTPVEQFENFLLLIGAMFVPLFGVVLTDYFIIRKRRIDVGQLYKRCGEYWYVKGYNVSAIISWAIGFAVFETVAHMQYTVGGTLPSIIVSGLLYQVLTSVSERRGEKIAYGSASDRQD from the coding sequence ATGAATATCAGACCGGTAACGGCAGCGGAAAGGCATTGGGGCGGACTGGATTATTTTCTTTTGTGGGCCGGGGTCGGTATTTCACTGGCGGAAATCTGGGCCGGGGGATTTCTTTCCACGATGGGCTTGTGGCTCGGGTTATCGGCGATTATCATCGGTCATATCATCGGAAACACCCTGATGGGGCTGGGAGGAATTATCGGATCGGATCATGGCATCATGTCCATGGTATCGCTCAGACCGTCATTCGGAATCCGTGGCTCCCGAATTGCCGCGGTGCTCAATATCATCCAGCTGGTCGGATGGGCATCGATCATGCTGATTATCGGCGGCAGGGCCGGCGCAGCGCTTGGACAGGGCATCGGAGGCGTTTTTGCCACCAGCCGGTTCTGGATCATCCTTCTTGGCGTCGGCACGCTGCTGTGGGCACTGTATACCGGTAAAACAATCTGGAAGACCATGCAGTCGATTTCCATGGTGGCCATGGTTCTGATCATGGGGGCGATGAGCTGGGTGTCCTTTACCGGTCTTGAATTAAATTTGATAAAAAGCGCTGCCGATCCGATGCCGTTCATGACGGGTCTGGACCTGGTGATTGCCATGCCCATATCCTGGATGCCGCTGGTGGCCGATTATTCCAGGATGTCAAAAAGCACCTCGTCCGCGTTCTGGAATACCTGGTGGGGATATTTTATCATCTCCTCCTGGATGTATATCCTGGGACTGGTCGCCACACTGATGACGGGATCGACCGATCCGGGGTTTTTGATTCTTCAGACCATGGGAACCATCGGCCTTGCCGTGCCGGCGCTGGTTTTGATTGTTCTGTCAACTGTCACGTCCGATTTTCCCGATATTTATTCGACCACCTGTTCGGTGATGAATATTTCACCAAAAGTCAAACCCAATACGGTCATGTGGGGTTCCGGCATTGTTACCATTGTCGTTGCTCTGTTGACGCCGGTTGAGCAGTTTGAAAATTTTCTGCTGCTGATCGGCGCCATGTTCGTGCCGCTTTTCGGAGTGGTTCTGACTGACTATTTCATTATCCGTAAACGCAGGATCGATGTCGGCCAGCTCTATAAGCGCTGCGGTGAATACTGGTACGTCAAAGGATACAATGTGTCGGCCATCATATCCTGGGCAATCGGGTTCGCCGTATTCGAGACGGTAGCGCACATGCAATACACGGTCGGGGGCACGCTTCCCTCGATTATTGTTTCCGGATTATTATACCAGGTGCTGACATCTGTCAGTGAAAGGAGAGGTGAAAAAATAGCTTATGGCAGTGCTTCAGATCGGCAAGATTAA
- a CDS encoding AIR synthase family protein codes for MAVLQIGKINVNILEKLISDYTQVSDRIVLGSGIGEDATVIDMDGSRYLIAKTDPITHATAEIGYYAVNINANDIAAMGGVPLWFLATILVPEHTEQKELERIFSQISGSCKALGIIYCGGHTEVTSSVTKPVVVGQMLGEVEKTGLKPTAGAKKGDDLIMTKWAAIEATSIIANEHGQSLKTHFSDELVTRAQQYLYDPGISVTLDSRIVSRYPEIHALHDPTEGGIATGIYEMAYASHLGMEVYHDRIPISCETAALCQFYNIDPLGTFASGSLLIASAPDVSGEVIGKLNEHGIKATCIGKFMDPADGIRLIKQAQTIPLPIYQQDELSKIFG; via the coding sequence ATGGCAGTGCTTCAGATCGGCAAGATTAATGTAAATATCCTCGAAAAATTGATTTCAGACTATACCCAGGTCAGCGACCGGATCGTTCTCGGCTCAGGAATCGGTGAGGACGCAACGGTTATCGATATGGACGGCAGCCGCTATCTGATCGCAAAGACCGACCCCATCACGCATGCAACCGCTGAAATCGGCTATTATGCGGTCAATATCAATGCCAATGACATCGCGGCCATGGGGGGGGTTCCGCTGTGGTTTCTCGCGACGATTCTGGTGCCGGAGCATACGGAACAAAAAGAACTCGAGAGGATATTTTCACAGATATCCGGAAGCTGCAAAGCACTTGGGATTATCTATTGCGGGGGGCACACCGAAGTGACCAGCAGTGTCACCAAGCCGGTGGTGGTGGGGCAGATGCTGGGGGAGGTTGAAAAAACAGGGCTTAAACCCACGGCCGGTGCAAAAAAAGGCGATGACCTGATTATGACCAAATGGGCGGCGATAGAGGCGACTTCCATCATCGCCAATGAACACGGGCAGTCATTAAAAACCCATTTTTCTGATGAATTGGTTACCCGTGCCCAGCAGTACCTGTATGATCCGGGAATCAGCGTAACTCTGGATTCACGGATCGTTTCACGGTATCCGGAGATTCATGCGCTGCATGATCCCACCGAAGGGGGCATTGCAACCGGCATATATGAAATGGCGTATGCCAGCCACCTGGGGATGGAGGTGTACCATGACCGGATTCCGATCAGCTGCGAGACAGCGGCGCTATGTCAATTTTATAATATCGATCCGCTGGGCACCTTTGCTTCGGGATCATTGCTGATTGCCTCGGCGCCCGATGTGTCCGGGGAGGTTATCGGAAAGTTGAACGAACATGGCATCAAGGCCACCTGTATCGGTAAATTCATGGACCCGGCGGACGGCATCCGGCTGATAAAACAGGCGCAAACGATTCCGCTGCCCATATATCAGCAGGATGAGCTGTCTAAGATATTCGGATAG
- the sbtM gene encoding thio(seleno)oxazole modification radical SAM maturase SbtM yields MSTTEVETFETVYPTCRSVIDDKAWGRIQAACGTGLPPDDVPQLLQRLAAPNGLPDFLSELARIERAFRQLSTEKSQPFPAVSSYTVNPTLKLYPVSFKRLASLIDPPSAARAADPEPGESVVMIWKNPESNRPNIAEAVSADLLALKLVVEHIDITAAADEKITSLGLMTGALRQAADKGILLCPPSKIHRSSDYDSSNEIHHNRFLSSAVFTLQWHITQTCDLHCRHCYDRSDRAVMPLEQGVSVLDDFFDFCRQRYVRGQVTFTGGNPLLYPHFTQLYQAAADRRFTIAILGNPSPKHRIEALIPVCKPSFFQVSLEGLAPYNDWIRGQGHFQRTLEFLKILRELDIYSMVMLTLTRDNMDQVLPLGEMLRNRTDSFTFNRLSMVGEGASLMLPEKDPFRRFLTDYAAAAKTNPVLSIKDNLFNILRYRNGQPPFGGCTGYGCGAAFNFVSVLADGEVHACRKFPSCIGNIFHQPLEDIYDSATAHRYRQGSRACRRCALRPVCRGCLAATYSAGMDLFEEKDPWCFFSPSG; encoded by the coding sequence GTGTCAACAACTGAGGTTGAAACATTTGAAACGGTCTACCCCACATGCCGCTCAGTCATAGATGATAAAGCCTGGGGAAGAATACAGGCGGCGTGTGGGACAGGACTGCCGCCGGATGATGTCCCGCAGCTGCTGCAACGCCTGGCCGCACCGAACGGCCTTCCGGATTTTCTGTCCGAACTTGCCCGGATCGAAAGGGCATTCCGGCAGCTGAGTACCGAAAAAAGCCAACCGTTTCCAGCCGTCTCATCCTATACGGTAAACCCGACACTTAAACTGTATCCGGTTTCCTTTAAACGCCTTGCCAGCCTGATCGATCCGCCTTCGGCCGCCCGCGCTGCCGATCCGGAACCGGGTGAGTCTGTCGTCATGATCTGGAAAAATCCCGAATCAAACCGGCCGAACATTGCAGAGGCCGTAAGCGCAGATCTGCTGGCGCTTAAACTCGTGGTTGAGCATATCGACATAACCGCAGCCGCCGATGAAAAAATCACCTCATTGGGGCTGATGACCGGAGCACTCCGGCAGGCAGCCGACAAGGGGATACTGCTTTGCCCGCCTTCAAAAATTCATCGCAGCAGCGACTATGATTCGTCAAATGAAATCCATCACAACAGATTTCTGTCATCTGCCGTTTTTACCCTTCAGTGGCATATCACCCAAACCTGCGATCTTCACTGCCGGCACTGTTACGACCGAAGCGACCGGGCGGTCATGCCTCTTGAGCAGGGGGTGTCCGTCCTCGATGATTTTTTTGATTTCTGCAGGCAGCGTTATGTCAGGGGGCAGGTAACGTTTACCGGCGGAAATCCGCTGCTCTACCCCCATTTCACCCAACTTTACCAGGCAGCGGCAGACCGGAGATTTACGATTGCCATCTTGGGCAATCCATCCCCGAAACACCGGATCGAGGCATTGATCCCTGTCTGCAAACCGTCCTTTTTCCAGGTCAGCCTGGAAGGGCTTGCGCCCTACAATGACTGGATCAGAGGCCAAGGGCATTTTCAACGCACCCTTGAATTTCTTAAAATTCTCCGGGAGCTTGACATCTACTCGATGGTGATGCTGACCTTAACCCGTGACAATATGGACCAGGTACTGCCTCTGGGCGAAATGCTTCGCAACCGGACAGATTCGTTTACATTCAACCGGCTGTCCATGGTGGGAGAAGGGGCAAGCCTGATGCTTCCGGAAAAAGATCCGTTTCGCCGGTTCCTGACCGATTATGCCGCTGCGGCGAAAACCAATCCGGTATTGAGCATCAAAGACAATCTTTTTAACATCCTTCGATACCGGAACGGCCAGCCGCCCTTTGGCGGCTGCACCGGTTACGGGTGCGGCGCCGCCTTTAATTTCGTATCCGTACTTGCCGATGGCGAGGTCCATGCCTGCAGAAAATTTCCTTCCTGTATCGGAAACATTTTTCATCAGCCCCTTGAAGACATATACGATTCGGCAACCGCACACCGCTACAGGCAGGGAAGCAGGGCTTGCCGGCGCTGCGCCCTGCGCCCGGTCTGCCGGGGATGCCTGGCCGCCACTTACAGCGCCGGCATGGACCTGTTCGAAGAGAAGGACCCCTGGTGTTTTTTCAGCCCGTCCGGATAA
- the sbtA gene encoding SbtA family thio(seleno)oxazole RiPP natural product precursor, with amino-acid sequence MNSNELKKILAGFCIAGLIAGTALTLNGCEKASAUSGEKPGAGSSQSS; translated from the coding sequence ATGAACAGCAATGAGCTTAAAAAAATTCTGGCAGGATTTTGTATCGCCGGGCTGATTGCCGGTACGGCTCTCACGCTCAACGGATGTGAGAAGGCAAGCGCATGATCCGGTGAGAAACCGGGAGCTGGAAGCTCCCAGAGCAGTTGA